CTAACCTTGATAACAGTAGAAGAAGTTTTATTCTCCATTAATCAGCAATTTGCCCCTTCAAAGCGAATTGTTAGAGTTGATCTGGCTGATTCATTAAATATGTTTTTAGCTGAAGATTTATTGCTGCCTGAAAAACAAAGTGCTTACAATCACAGTAATTATGCCACGTATGAAACAACATTGAAGCGGGGCACTTTATTAAGAGCCTACGAACTCGGCATCTTACATAAACTAGACATTGATCAGGTAAATGTGTACAAAGCAATTGAAACTTGTATACAACCAGTGTACACACACTTATACCCCATAAAACCTATTATTTCGCCAATTATTAAAAGCTTAATTAAAGATTTTAATGGAGTAAACACTGCAATGGAGCCAATGCTCATAATGGAAAGTCCTGATGTTGACCTTCAGATTAAATCATTAATTGATCGATATGACATACTTATGATTACCGGTTATGACCACCATCAACTGGTTCCTAAATTTGAGCAGTTTGGTATTAACTTCACCATTAACAAAATACAACAAACACCCGGAGAGAAAACCATAATAGGTTTTGATGAGCACAAAGTAGTGCTGTTTTTGCCTGAGGAACAGACCGGAGCTTTAGTTTGTGCTGAAATTTACGGAAGGGCCGCAATTTTAAAAGCATTAGGAAAATCATTTCAACCCATAAAAGCAACTTCGGCGAGCCATTATGAAAACACAACATCCTATACACATTTTTCTATAGGCCGTTATTCTATATTCGACAAAGACGTAATTGTTAATTTTCAGCAAAAAGTAGGTGAAATAATACTTACTGATTTTGCCAGTGCGAACTGCTACGTGCGAATATTACCTAACTCAACTATTGTTAAAGGTTCCCAAGTAGAAATTATTCCTTTTATAGGTAATTAATTTTTTTTCATTTACATGTAATAACAAGATTGTTTAATATTTTTACAGATATGCGTCAACTTGTTATTTATTTCTTATTTCTGCTCATCCCAATAGCTTCGATTGCTCAAAAAAGTACAGACGAAGCATTGGCGATGGATTTTTTCCGTAATGGAGAATTTCAAAAAGCAGCAGATTTATATGAAGAAATTTATAATAAAACAGGTTCAGAGCCCAGCTTCAACTCTTTAATTAGCTGTCTTTTAAAACTTAAACAATTTGATAAAGCTGAAAAAAGCGCCCACAAACAGGTAAAACGCAACCCAGGAGTATTACGCTACCAGGTTGACTTAGGCACCATATATAAACAAAGTGGAAACTCTGCTAAAGCTAAAGAACAGTTTAACAAAGTTATTAATGAGATCAATGCCGATATGTTTACCATTACTGATATCGGGCAGAAATTTTATTCTTTAGCAGAATTCGACTATGCAATTGCCACCTTTAAAAAAGGCCGGCAAGTAATGGGAAATGAAACGCTGTTTACTTATGACCTAACCCGCCTATACAATCTAAAGCAGGACAAGGCTGCTGTAATTGAAGAAGCCTTAACTCAAATTGCAGGCAACCCAACTTTCATTAGTCAATCAAAAAGCATCTTATTAAGTTCATTGCAAGAAGAAAAGGACTTTGACGAATTAAAATCCGTTCTTCAAAAGAAAATAAACAAAGACAGCAAAAATCCTGAATTAGCGGAGCTAATGATTTGGCTCCTCTTACAACGAAATGATTTTCAAACAGCACTTGATAAAGCCATTGCTTATAACAAAAACTTCAATGAAGATGGCGAGCGGTTGTTAACCGTAGGCAATGCTGCTGCTCATGCCGAAAAATATGAAATAGCGACACGTGCCTTCGCTGCTATTGCCTCGGCAACACCAAGGAGCCCATTGTATGAAGAGGCTAAACTGGCTTTAATCAGTGCCAAAAATAAAAAAATCACGAGCGGTAATTATACACAAGAGGACCTGATTTCACTAGAGAATGATTACCAACAGGCAATTCTGGAGTTTGGAAAGAGCAATGAAACCTTATATATAATTAAGGAACTGGCTCAATTAAAAGCTTATTATTTAAACAAAATCAATGAAGCGATAAAGTTATTGGAAGAGGCTCTTAAAACGCCAAGAATCTCTACTTCTTTACAATCGGAGTTAAAGCTGGATTTAGGAGATACGTATATTTTAGCCGGTGATGTTTGGGAAGCAACTCTGCTATATGGCCAAGTTGACAAAGCTCTTCGTGACAATCCTTTAGGCCAAGAAGCTCGCTTTCGTAGCGCACGGCTCTCTTTTTGGAACGGCGATTTTGAATGGGCCAAAGCACAGCTTGATGTTCTCAAAGCTTCTACTTCCCAACTTTTTGCCAATGATGCCCTTAACTTATCATTGTTAATTGGTTCTAATATGGGGCCTGATAGTACCAACAAGCCTTTAAGAATATATGCTCAAGCAGATTTGGCACTCTTCAAAAATCAACTAACAAGTGCCAAAAACAAATTGGATAGTTTAAAGTCACTTTTCCCCGGACATCCCCTTGAAGATGATATTTTAATGGCTGAAGCAAAAATTTGTTTAAAAAAAGGTGAAATCCAGGCTGCCGAAAAGAAACTTAACGAAATCGCTGAACGTTTCAGTTATGACATTTGGGGCGATGATGCCCTTTTCATGCTTGCTGACTTAAATGAAAATCAATTAGGTAACAAAACCAAAGCCCAGGAGCTTTACGAAAAATTGTTGACCCAATATCCTGGTAGTTTATATGTTTTGGAAGCTCGTAAGCGATTCAGAACATTAAGAGGAGACGTCATAAACTAAATAGAAAATCCCCAATTAAATCTTCATTCACCTTTTTAAATCGCTGCTTTCCCACTTTAGCCCTCCGTTCCATCAGTTCTTTCCACGTGGTTAAAATAAAGCCTTGATCTTTTAAAAATTGCCTAAAGGCAGGATCTGTCATGGTTAACATATCTCCTTTCCTTCTATTGCCCGAACCTGAAAATTCTTTAAACACTTCTGTTGTTTTTGAACAATGCATAATCACCATAGTAATGCCAGGCTTTATTTGGCTTAAGCTCTCCTGATATTTAGCAGAAAACCAAGCTCTTAAATTCGCATCAGTATTTTCCAAATCCACTGGAAAATCCCACTCTTGACTCATGCCATGTAAATCATCCAGCACAGGCAAGCCTGCGTTCCAAACTTTTTTTCCCAAAGTTCGAGCAAGACGCATCATCTGGGTTAACTTTTCAGCATACAAATCATCCTGCAAGTTTACCTTAACATTTTTTAATCCCGACAAATCATGCATTTTAACTTGTTCAAGCAGCATGGTGTTGTGGCCTCCGGGAAACATAATTGGAATATGTTCCTTTTTACCAATTTTAATGT
Above is a window of Solitalea lacus DNA encoding:
- a CDS encoding polysaccharide deacetylase family protein, which codes for MLRFAFYIALRIGLAFALVLTVTGSTHAQKTYAERLGWNKGDRVIILHVDDVGMSYDSNQGAIESIENGVANSLSVMMPCPWVSPIVKYIKEHPEVDAGLHITLTSEWNTYRWGPLAGREAVPGLVDNEGCMWKDVNLVRKSASANEVEREIKAQIKRAKMMGFKPTHLDSHMGTVFSKPGYLIKYIKIGKKEHIPIMFPGGHNTMLLEQVKMHDLSGLKNVKVNLQDDLYAEKLTQMMRLARTLGKKVWNAGLPVLDDLHGMSQEWDFPVDLENTDANLRAWFSAKYQESLSQIKPGITMVIMHCSKTTEVFKEFSGSGNRRKGDMLTMTDPAFRQFLKDQGFILTTWKELMERRAKVGKQRFKKVNEDLIGDFLFSL
- a CDS encoding tetratricopeptide repeat protein, which translates into the protein MRQLVIYFLFLLIPIASIAQKSTDEALAMDFFRNGEFQKAADLYEEIYNKTGSEPSFNSLISCLLKLKQFDKAEKSAHKQVKRNPGVLRYQVDLGTIYKQSGNSAKAKEQFNKVINEINADMFTITDIGQKFYSLAEFDYAIATFKKGRQVMGNETLFTYDLTRLYNLKQDKAAVIEEALTQIAGNPTFISQSKSILLSSLQEEKDFDELKSVLQKKINKDSKNPELAELMIWLLLQRNDFQTALDKAIAYNKNFNEDGERLLTVGNAAAHAEKYEIATRAFAAIASATPRSPLYEEAKLALISAKNKKITSGNYTQEDLISLENDYQQAILEFGKSNETLYIIKELAQLKAYYLNKINEAIKLLEEALKTPRISTSLQSELKLDLGDTYILAGDVWEATLLYGQVDKALRDNPLGQEARFRSARLSFWNGDFEWAKAQLDVLKASTSQLFANDALNLSLLIGSNMGPDSTNKPLRIYAQADLALFKNQLTSAKNKLDSLKSLFPGHPLEDDILMAEAKICLKKGEIQAAEKKLNEIAERFSYDIWGDDALFMLADLNENQLGNKTKAQELYEKLLTQYPGSLYVLEARKRFRTLRGDVIN